The Raphanus sativus cultivar WK10039 chromosome 2, ASM80110v3, whole genome shotgun sequence genome includes a region encoding these proteins:
- the LOC108820959 gene encoding 60S ribosomal protein L26-1 produces MKYNPRVTSSRRKNRKAHFTASSSERRVIMSSPLSTDLRAKYNVRSMPIRKDDEVQIVRGTYKGREGKVVQVYRRKWVIHIERITREKVNGTTVNVGVQPSKVVITKLRLDKDRKSLLERKAKGRAAADKDKGTKFTAEDVMQNVD; encoded by the coding sequence ATGAAGTACAACCCAAGAGTCACCTCCTCCCGCAGGAAGAACCGTAAGGCTCATTTCACCGCATCATCGAGCGAGAGGCGCGTCATCATGAGCTCACCTCTCTCCACCGACCTCCGCGCCAAGTACAACGTCAGATCCATGCCTATCCGCAAGGACGACGAGGTTCAGATCGTTCGCGGTACCTACAAGGGACGTGAGGGAAAGGTTGTCCAGGTGTACCGTCGCAAGTGGGTGATTCACATCGAGAGGATCACGAGGGAGAAGGTGAACGGAACCACCGTGAATGTCGGAGTTCAGCCGTCGAAAGTGGTGATTACGAAGCTCCGTCTCGATAAGGACAGGAAGTCGCTTTTGGAGAGGAAGGCCAAGGGACGTGCTGCCGCGGATAAGGACAAGGGTACTAAGTTCACTGCTGAGGATGTTATGCAGAACGTTGATTAA